ATTACTGCTGATATATCAAATTTTGCGCACCCATAATGAATATAAAATTGTATGGCGAATAATTCTGATTATGGGTTATAAATAAAATTTTTATTTGCTTAATTTCTTTCAGCTTCTAATTCGGAATTTTTAATCAAGGTGACTCTGACATCGTCAATGGCGTGATTAAGTTGATTAATTTTTTCTTCTAAACTCATTCGGGCTGTTTCGATATTTTCATTATTGTTTAGAAAACCATTGGAGTTAAAGTTGGGTTCATT
The sequence above is a segment of the Cyanobacterium stanieri PCC 7202 genome. Coding sequences within it:
- a CDS encoding hypothetical protein (KEGG: cyt:cce_2631 hypothetical protein~SPTR: Putative uncharacterized protein) — protein: MEGEQIFKIGNNHIMSEKDNFAGGFLLGTIIGGVVGGVIGAIASKKVSQLGQNADNEPNFNSNGFLNNNENIETARMSLEEKINQLNHAIDDVRVTLIKNSELEAERN